The Caenorhabditis elegans chromosome II genome has a segment encoding these proteins:
- the rsp-4 gene encoding putative splicing factor, arginine/serine-rich 4 (Confirmed by transcript evidence) encodes MSRGGGGDRRAAPDINGLTSLKIDNLSYQTTPNDLRRTFERYGDIGDVHIPRDKYSRQSKGFGFVRFYERRDAEHALDRTDGKLVDGRELRVTLAKYDRPSDERGGRGGGGGRRRSRSPRRRSRSPRYSRSRSPRRSRSRTRSPPSRDRRDSPDRRDNSRSRSRSPPPREDGSPKERRSRSRSASRSPSRSRSNSR; translated from the exons atgAGCCGTGGAGGAGGTGGTGATCGTCGTGCCGCACCGGATATCAATGGTCTAACTTCGCTGAAAATCGACAACTTGTCGTACCAAACAACGCCCAACGATTTGCGTCGAACTTTTGAGCGATACGGAGACATTGGAGATGTTCACATTCCAAGGGACAAGTACTCTCGCCAATCGAAAGGATTCGGATTCGTTAGATTTTATGA ACGTCGTGATGCTGAGCACGCATTGGACCGCACAGACGGAAAGTTGGTTGATGGACGCGAGTTACGTGTGACTCTTGCAAAGTATGATCGACCATCGGATGAGAGAGGAGGCcgtggaggtggtggtggacgTAGAAG atcccGCTCACCGAGAAGACGCTCCAGATCTCCAAGATATTCTCGCTCAAGATCT ccgCGACGTTCTCGTAGTCGTACTCGTTCACCACCATCTCGTGATCGCAGAGATTCACCGGATCGTCGTGACAACTCTCGTTCCCGATCTCGTTCACCGCCACCACGTGAGGATGGATCTCCAAAGGAACGCCGTTCCAGAAGCCGCTCGGCATCTCGTTCGCCAAGTCGTAGCCGTTCCAACTCCCGctaa
- the rsp-4 gene encoding putative splicing factor, arginine/serine-rich 4 (Confirmed by transcript evidence) has translation MSRGGGGDRRAAPDINGLTSLKIDNLSYQTTPNDLRRTFERYGDIGDVHIPRDKYSRQSKGFGFVRFYERRDAEHALDRTDGKLVDGRELRVTLAKYDRPSDERGGRGGGGGRRRTAAEPDVAELS, from the exons atgAGCCGTGGAGGAGGTGGTGATCGTCGTGCCGCACCGGATATCAATGGTCTAACTTCGCTGAAAATCGACAACTTGTCGTACCAAACAACGCCCAACGATTTGCGTCGAACTTTTGAGCGATACGGAGACATTGGAGATGTTCACATTCCAAGGGACAAGTACTCTCGCCAATCGAAAGGATTCGGATTCGTTAGATTTTATGA ACGTCGTGATGCTGAGCACGCATTGGACCGCACAGACGGAAAGTTGGTTGATGGACGCGAGTTACGTGTGACTCTTGCAAAGTATGATCGACCATCGGATGAGAGAGGAGGCcgtggaggtggtggtggacgTAGAAG AACAGCAGCAGAGCCAGATGTTGCTGAGCTGAGCTGA
- the ndx-6 gene encoding Putative nudix hydrolase 6 (Confirmed by transcript evidence): MSFVHQKCRNIDTVYLGSNIHRLNVPDNLVKWSQEWSGYNPPAHTDPKVDGAVWADPEIDEKTFQPSWNAIDGKINRVSYVCQYSFDPVTLRPLNPIGRTGLSGRGLLGRWGPNHAADPIVSRTNDNGDLEFVAVQRHDNGEWAIPGGMVDAGEHVSQTLRREFAEEAMHGIVDSENLDELWNNGKELYRGYVDDPRNTDNAWMETVVFNFHDSKGLLKNVALQAGDDAKALRWIAVNSNEPLYASHSHFIDLLKESHSH, translated from the exons ATGAGTTTCGTTCatcaaaaatgcagaaatatCG ATACGGTTTACCTTGGTAGTAACATTCACCGACTAAATGTGCCTGATAATCTTGTCAAATGGAGCCAAGAATGGTCAGGATACAATCCTCCGGCTCACACCGATCCAAAAGTTGATGGAGCTGTTTGGGCAGACCCAGAAATCGATGAGAAAACGTTCCAACCGTCTTGGAATGCGATCGATGGGAAAATCAATAGAGTGTCATATGTTTG TCAGTACTCATTTGATCCTGTCACCCTTCGCCCACTAAATCCTATTGGACGTACGGGACTTTCTGGTCGTGGTTTGCTTGGTCGTTGGGGTCCAAACCACGCAGCAGATCCGATCGTTTCTAGAACAAACGACAATGGTGATTTGGAGTTTGTTGCAGTTCAACGTCATGACAATGGCGAGTGGGCAATTCCTGGAGGAATGGTGGATGCTGGAGAGCATGTTTCACAAACTCTACGGCGCGAATTCGCAGAAGAAGCAATGCATGGAATTGTCgattctgaaaatcttgatGAATTGTGGAATAATGGTAAAGAGTTATACAG AGGTTACGTTGATGACCCACGTAACACTGATAACGCATGGATGGAGActgttgttttcaattttcatgattCAAAAGgccttctgaaaaatgtggcTCTTCAAGCAGGAGATGATGCTAAAGCTTTACGCTGGATTGCAGTTAATTCAAATGAGCCACTTTACGCTTCTCATTCTCATTTTATTGATCTTCTAAAAGAATCTCATTCTCATTAA
- the brap-2 gene encoding BRCA1-associated protein homolog 2 (Confirmed by transcript evidence), producing MSSLYVPLVLRLEVRDRTKIVQSFIDDSKAGSESPLAGERTRQRLVKKGNTPPKKELKGREEDPPIGVMSSEPSHNYHKGRRTYSEVVIESLDGEKLVDSSSSVAGTSEKSGGRSVSEGPPDQVAYYSGNPLTEKTEGIMHFYKYNDEKLTKVAQCRMLCMYAVPAQVEVREIISFMCISLPMIVSIKVVRDPAPNQYMLIIKFKEHNDAVTFYEEFNNCPFNDLESYCCTLFFVDRIECTTSNDLFSSDDTSLTELPTCAVCLERMDDSVLAILCNHSFHARCLEQWADNTCPVCRYVQSPEVVAEQRCNDCGMSNDLWICLICGNIGCGRYAEQHAQRHWELTSHTYSLKVGGERVWDYAGDNYVHRLIENGADGKLVEYQRESNASFDDKNQKGGDKLEGIKLEYTLLLTSQLEDQRKYFEGLRHDMEQTMSKMEKTAYAQVENLEHQLTERSTELKSLKGDLDDTVTARKVAEKRATQTNEKVNKLANELKDEREINQMLRKDQQVWKGQVEKLIESQKTARTEYEKKIEDLQSQVNDLLMHFETQNKLKEQLDAGKITQEEITESQVELDSSSSSSRKLNRKKKK from the exons ATGAGCAGTCTTTACGTGCCATTAGTTTTACGGCTCGAAGTGAGAGACCGGACAAAAATCGTGCAATCTTTTATCGACGACTCGAAAGCAGGAAGTGAATCCCCACTGGCAGGTGAACGGACTCGTCAGAGACTagtcaaaaaaggaaatactCCTCCAAAAAAGGAACTGAAAGGCAGAGAAGAAGATCCGCCAATTGGAGTTATG TCATCCGAGCCATCACACAACTACCACAAAGGACGACGGACCTATTCTGAAGTGGTCATCGAATCTTTAGATGGAGAAAAACTTGTTGACTCGAGTTCTTCGGTTGCCGGAACATCGGAAAAATCTGGTGGAAGATCTGTTTCAGAAGGACCAC ctgacCAAGTTGCCTATTATTCTGGAAATCCTCTCACGGAAAAGACCGAAGGAATTATGCATTTTTACAAGTACAATGATGAGAAGTTGACAAAAGTTGCACAGTGCCGAATGTTGTGTATGTATGCTGTACCAGCACAAGTTGAAGTTCGTGAGATTATATCATTCATGTGTATCTCACTTCCGATGATTGTTAGTATTAAAGTTGTTCGAGATCCAGCGCCAAATCAGTATATGTTGATTATCAAGTTCAAGGAACAT aatgatGCTGTAACATTCTACGAGGAATTCAACAATTGCCCGTTTAATGATCTCGAATCGTATTGTTGCACGCTTTTCTTTGTGGATAGAATTGAATGT acaacGTCGAATGATCTCTTCTCCTCCGATGATACATCTCTTACGGAGCTTCCAACTTGTGCAGTTTGTCTGGAACGAATGGATGATAGTGTTCTTGCAATTCTATGTAATCATTCATTTCATGCTCGTTGCCTGGAACAATGGGCAGACAATACTTGTCCAGTCTGTCGATATGTTCAATCTCCAGAAGTTGTCGCAGAGCAACGTTGTAATGATTGTGGAATGAGCAACGATCTATGGATTTGTCTAATTTGTGGAAATATAGGTTGTGGAAGATACGCAGAACAACATGCACAACGACATTGGGAGCTCACTTCACATACTTATAGTTTGAAAGTTGGAGGAGAACGAGTCTGGGATTATGCTGGAGACAATTACGTGCATAGATTGATTGAAAATGGAGCTGATGGGAAACTTGTCGAGTATCAGAGAGAATCGAATGCG agCTTTGATGACAAAAACCAAAAGGGTGGAGACAAGCTTGAGGGAATCAAACTCGAATACACTCTACTCCTGACCAGTCAACTTGAGGATCAAcggaaatattttgaaggtCTACGTCACGATATGGAGCAAACGATgtcaaaaatggagaaaactgCTTATGCTCAAGTAGAGAATCTCGAGCATCAACTGACGGAACGATCAACTGAATTGAAATCATTAAAAGGAGATTTAGATGATACTGTGACGGCGAGAAAAGTGGCAGAGAAACGAGCAACGCAGacaaatgaaaaagtgaataagCTTGCAAATGAGTTGAAAGATGAACGTGAAATAAATCAAATGTTGAGAAAAGATCAGCAAGTGTGGAAAGGTCAAGTGGAAAAGCTTATTGAAAGTCAGAAAACTGCTCGAACCGAGTATGAAAAG aaaatcgaagatCTTCAGTCACAAGTCAATGATCTTTTGATGCATtttgaaactcaaaataaGCTGAAAGAGCAGTTGGATGCTGGAAAAATAACTCAAGAG GAAATAACTGAAAGTCAAGTTGAACTCGATTCGTCGTCCTCCTCGTCGAGAAAATTGAacagaaagaagaaaaagtag
- the pink-1 gene encoding Serine/threonine-protein kinase pink-1, mitochondrial (Confirmed by transcript evidence) encodes MSMKRFGKAAYRIANELVAKGGRLPIFQRFLPRIFPATYNLGVHVVLKKAPFPRQNALRIARLVTRHGRVFRPFSSVIIERHRFQNQNDWRRKFQPIRKELPRNVDLVERIRQIFGNSLRYNEDLKSTEWPNRIDSYEFGEFLGQGCNAAVYSARLANSDAESSGNTHYGAGFNEVTNILAEIPPVSKVAQKKFPLAIKLMFNFEHDRDGDAHLLKSMGNELAPYPNAAKLLNGQMGTFRPLPAKHPNVVRIQTAFIDSLKVLPDAIERYPDALHTARWYESIASEPKTMYVVMRRYRQTLHEYVWTRHRNYWTGRVIIAQLLEACTYLHKHKVAQRDMKSDNILLEYDFDDEIPQLVVADFGCALACDNWQVDYESDEVSLGGNAKTKAPEIATAVPGKNVKVNFEMADTWAAGGLSYEVLTRSNPFYKLLDTATYQESELPALPSRVNFVARDVIFDLLKRDPNERVKPNIAANALNLSLFRMGEDVKQMMEKCGISQMTTLLAGSSKVLSQKINSRLDKVMNLITAETIMANLAPHLISRAERQLRATFLSRMNREDIWRSLQYFFPAGVQLDTPATSSDCLETISSLMSSFSNDSENYEKQQKPAKNGYNNVPLLLRNVIRTDADGINGIVHRVRSK; translated from the exons ttagttGCAAAAGGTGGACGACTACCAATTTTCCAACGCTTCCTGCCGAGAATATTTCCCGCCACTTATAATTTAGGAGTTCATGTCGTACTCAAAAAGGCTCCATTTCCACGACAAAATGCTCTACGAATT GCTCGCCTTGTAACTCGCCACGGTCGAGTTTTCCGGCCATTTTCCTCAGTAATAATCGAAAGACAtcgatttcaaaatcaaaatgatTGGCGTCGAAAGTTTCAACCGATTCGTAAAGAATTGCCAAGAAATGTGGATTTAGTCGAACGAATCAGGCAGATATTTGGCAATTCTCTACGATACAATGAGGATTTGAAAAGCACTGAATGGCCGAATAGAATTGATTCTTATGAGTTTG GGGAATTTCTCGGTCAAGGATGCAATGCAGCAGTTTACTCTGCGAGATTAGCCAATTCTGATGCAGAATCCTCAGGGAATACTCACTATGGTGCAGGGTTTAATGAAGTCACAAATATACTTGCAGAAATTCCGCCAGTTAGCAAAGTTGCACAAAAG AAATTCCCGTTGGCAATCAAAttaatgtttaattttgaacatgaTCGCGATGGAGATGCTCATCTCTTGAAATCAATGGGAAATGAATTGGCTCCATATCCGAATGCTGCAAAGTTGCTCAATGGACAAATGGGAACATTTAGACCTCTTCCAGCAAAACATCCAAATGTTGTTCGAATTCAGACAGCTTTTATTGATTCGTTAAAAGTTTTGCCAGATGCGATTGAACG ATATCCAGATGCCCTTCACACTGCACGTTGGTATGAGTCAATTGCCTCCGAACCGAAAACAATGTACGTAGTAATGAGACGATACCGACAAACACTTCATGAATATGTATGGACTCGTCATCGAAATTATTGGACAGGACGAGTGATAATTGCTCAACTATTAGAAGCATGTACATATCTTCATAAGCATAAAGTTGCTCAGCGAGACATGAAAAGTGATAATATTCTTCTGGAATATGATTTTGACGACGAGATTCCCCAATTAGTTGTCGCCGATTTTGGATGTGCACTTGCATGTGACAATTGGCAAGTAGACTATGAATCAGATGAAGTTAGTCTTGGAGGAAATGCCAAGACAAAAGCACCAGAAATTGCGACGGCTGTTCCTGGAAAGAATGT aaaagtaaACTTCGAAATGGCAGATACATGGGCAGCTGGAGGCCTTTCTTATGAAGTTCTAACACGATCAAATCCATTCTACAAACTTCTTGATACTGCAACATACCAGGAATCAGAACTACCAGCACTCCCATCTCGTGTCAATTTTGTGGCACGAGATGTCATTTTTGACCTACTCAAGCGAGATCCTAATGAAAGAGTCAAGCCGAATATTGCTGCAAATGCGTTGAATTTGTCATTGTTCAGAATGGGAGAAGATGTGAAGCAGATGATGGAAAAATGTGGAATATCTCAAATGACTACTCTATTGGCTGGAAGTTCTAAAgttttgagtcaaaaaatcaatagtcgTCTGGACAAAGTGATGAATCTGATTACTGCTGAAACTATCATGGCCAACCTAGCTCCACATTTGATTAGTCGAGCAGAACGACAACTTCGAGCAACATTTCTTTCAAGAATGAATCGAGAAGATATTTGGAGAAGTCTTCAATATTTCTTCCCAGCTGGTGTTCAACTTGACACACCTGCCACATCATCAGACTGTTTGGAGACTATTTCCAGTTTGATGTcgagtttttcaaatgattcaGAAAATTACGAGAAGCAACAGAAACCGGCTAAAAATGGATACAACAATGTTCCACTTCTTCTCAGAAATGTTATCCGTACAGATGCGGATGGAATCAATGGAATTGTACATAGAGTTCGATCTAAATAG